The Chamaesiphon minutus PCC 6605 DNA window TTCTAACTCCTCGCGTAATTGTTTCACCGCTCCATCCGTACCGATTTTCTTCTGAACTTTTTGTACCCCTTCATCAGCCATGCGTTTGACGCGTCCGTCGGGACTGTGAGCGGCTAAACTTTGTAATACCCCGATCGCTTTGACGGTTTCCATCTGGCTCAAACCACCAACGACGGCGACTTGAGTCAGGAAAAATGACTCGCGGGAGAGTTCGGATAACTTCTCGACAATAGTATTCAGATTTAGCTCTGATTGACCTTGAGAAATCGCTCCCAGGGCACGAATTGAGGGTAAACGGAGTGGTTGAGGTACGCCCGGTTTGACGTATTCTAGGATGGTTTTAAGGGCGGTTTCAGAATCGGTCATTTTGCTCAAACCACCGATCGCACCAGCACGGACGACTTCATTCCAGCCAGAGCGAGTATTGAGTACTTCGGTGAGCAGGTTAATTGCTTCTTCCTGCTTGTCTTTGAGGCTGGCGGTAGTCATCCCACCGAGAGCGCGACAGGCGGCGGCTTCAACGTAGTAGCTAGCATCGCCAGCTTCGACGAGCTGTTTAATTGCGGCGTAGGTTTCGGGCGTTTTAATGTTACCCAATTCATCGACGATCGCGCGGCGGACGAAGGCATCTTCATCACCAATTGCGGCAACTAGATTAGTGACGGCGAGATCGAGTTTAATCGTCGCTAATTGTTGCGCGGCTTCGAGTCGGACAGCCCAGAATTTTTCAGTGGCGAGACATTCAGTTAAAGCATTGACGGCTTCGAGGTTGCCTTTTTTGGCGATCGCTTCTGTAGCGTAGATCCGCGAAATCGGGTCGAGATCTGACTTAAGCTGTGCTTTGAGTTCTGGAAGCGGGTATTCGAGGGTGACGGTTTTTAAATAGTTATTACCCACGTCGAAGCTGATGAAATCGGGTTTAGTTTCAAGCGGAAAATAGAGAACTTGTTCTTTTTCGTAGACGCGAATTTTGGTGACTTTGACATCGGCGACACCATCTTTGACATAACCAAAGCCAATCGGGATTTTCAGATCGAATAAATCATTTGTGAGCGTATGCACGCCCTCTTTAGCTTGGGTTTGAGTAACTGTCAGCTTGGCTAACTTACTATCGCCATCCCAACTGTAAGCCACCTTATAATCTGGATGTCCGCCGCGATAGACATATTGATCGAATAAGAAGGCTAAATTTCGTCCGGTAGCTTTATCGATCGCGCGTAAGACATCGATCGTTTCGACAGTTTTGTGGGCGTTATCGCGCACGAAAGTATGGACGAATCGATCGAATAACTCGTCGCCTAATTCTGCCCGAATCATGTGATAGACACAAGCACCTTTTTCATACAGATGTCGGTCGTATAATTCGATCGCTTCTCGATAGATATTAGTGACGATCGGACGCCGATAACGGCTGCTATCTTCACTTAAATAATTACGCGCTTCACCAAGTAAATAATACGCGGCTTCATCTTTGTCATACTCATATTCTGTCCATAACACCTCACAATAAGAAGCCATTCCTTCTTTAATCCAAGCGTGCGACCAGTGCTTAATGACTACCAAATCGCCGAACCATTGGTGCGCCAGTTCGTGAGCTACTAAACTCTCGGTATTAAAGTTATCTAAAGATGCGCGTTTGTCTAGCAAACAACGATCCATTAATAATGTTGTCGAAGTATTTTCCATCCCGCCAAAGATGAAATCAGCAACGCAAACTTGAGCGTATTTAGGGAAAGGATAGGGATAACCAAACTTCT harbors:
- a CDS encoding M1 family metallopeptidase, yielding MPYSHLDENNGHKSFQLPGSRPHYNPDRPGQVEHISLDLVLDIPNRSFTGTCAIRLNPVRNAIESLTLDAVDLKIDRVEIDGTDCAFNYDGELLHIPVKVDVIAGKILDLIIYYGVENPQRGMYFIQPDEHYPDKPTQVWTQGEDEDSRFWFPCFDYPGQLATSAIRVQVPKDFMAISNGELVEQTMFGEDRVYQWMQKEIHPTYLMTLAVGRFSEIADSWNGKPVTYYVEKGLEESAKLSMGKTPQMIEFFSEKFGYPYPFPKYAQVCVADFIFGGMENTSTTLLMDRCLLDKRASLDNFNTESLVAHELAHQWFGDLVVIKHWSHAWIKEGMASYCEVLWTEYEYDKDEAAYYLLGEARNYLSEDSSRYRRPIVTNIYREAIELYDRHLYEKGACVYHMIRAELGDELFDRFVHTFVRDNAHKTVETIDVLRAIDKATGRNLAFLFDQYVYRGGHPDYKVAYSWDGDSKLAKLTVTQTQAKEGVHTLTNDLFDLKIPIGFGYVKDGVADVKVTKIRVYEKEQVLYFPLETKPDFISFDVGNNYLKTVTLEYPLPELKAQLKSDLDPISRIYATEAIAKKGNLEAVNALTECLATEKFWAVRLEAAQQLATIKLDLAVTNLVAAIGDEDAFVRRAIVDELGNIKTPETYAAIKQLVEAGDASYYVEAAACRALGGMTTASLKDKQEEAINLLTEVLNTRSGWNEVVRAGAIGGLSKMTDSETALKTILEYVKPGVPQPLRLPSIRALGAISQGQSELNLNTIVEKLSELSRESFFLTQVAVVGGLSQMETVKAIGVLQSLAAHSPDGRVKRMADEGVQKVQKKIGTDGAVKQLREELEEVKKTNQELKGRLENLEAKSK